A window from Vulcanimicrobium alpinum encodes these proteins:
- a CDS encoding alpha/beta fold hydrolase — translation MRLETAAWPGDDDRAPIVLLHEGLGSVAMWKAFPARLAARTGRRVVAYSRRGYGRSAPRAEPYAHAYMQREGEAVVPAVLAELGIARAVLFGHSDGASIALVAAAEHPMLVEALVLEAPHVFVEDLSVRSIAAARAAWEETDLRARLGRYHDDVDGAFRGWNEIWLSPAFRDWNIEAYAARVRAPMLVIQGEADEYGTRAQVESIAVRAPRVRTCMLAGAGHSPHRDDEGAVLERVAAFLDAPNDAA, via the coding sequence GTGCGGCTCGAAACCGCGGCATGGCCCGGTGACGACGATCGGGCGCCGATCGTACTGCTTCACGAAGGGCTCGGTTCGGTCGCGATGTGGAAGGCGTTTCCCGCGCGGCTCGCCGCGCGCACCGGACGCCGCGTCGTCGCGTACTCGCGACGCGGATACGGACGCTCCGCGCCGCGCGCGGAGCCGTACGCGCACGCGTACATGCAGCGCGAAGGCGAGGCCGTGGTGCCGGCCGTCCTCGCGGAACTGGGGATCGCGCGCGCCGTGCTGTTCGGTCACAGCGACGGCGCGTCGATCGCGCTGGTCGCGGCCGCGGAACACCCGATGCTCGTCGAAGCGCTCGTCCTCGAAGCGCCGCACGTGTTCGTCGAAGACCTCTCCGTGCGCAGCATCGCCGCGGCGCGCGCTGCGTGGGAGGAGACCGATCTGCGCGCGCGGCTGGGGCGGTATCACGACGACGTCGACGGCGCGTTCCGCGGCTGGAACGAGATCTGGCTCTCGCCGGCGTTCCGCGACTGGAACATCGAAGCGTACGCCGCGCGCGTCCGCGCGCCGATGCTCGTGATTCAAGGCGAGGCCGACGAATACGGCACGCGCGCGCAAGTGGAGAGCATCGCCGTGCGAGCGCCGCGCGTACGGACGTGCATGCTTGCGGGCGCTGGGCACAGTCCGCATCGCGACGACGAAGGCGCCGTGCTCGAACGCGTCGCCGCATTCCTCGATGCGCCGAACGATGCGGCGTGA
- a CDS encoding MlaD family protein: MTDGFHDAPAPGSGAIPLVRRDRHPFAAFGALVLLLIGAALAIATLVVTRRDADVRTLSVQVASAAGVSQGDAVWLSGMRVGRVAAIALTEGRLVTIRCEVDPRIGLPPGAQVVVTTGLYGDRKVEIATRGGETPDDNALVGYVRAEEGLRSNPFDPLAAATAHLFADVSRLQNRGQGQAAATIASVARLQAAVVRLRANAGALAARGSPLVHVPSMRRAILPAPAPAMRAQLGDAVAQAQRARTHLTVARATLVDDPALRRGIEGDERAVQAALAAIRETMPRAFPHDR, encoded by the coding sequence ATGACCGACGGTTTCCACGATGCTCCCGCGCCGGGGTCCGGCGCCATCCCGCTCGTTCGCCGCGACCGTCACCCGTTTGCCGCCTTCGGCGCGCTCGTGCTGCTGCTGATCGGTGCGGCGCTGGCGATCGCGACGCTCGTCGTCACCCGGCGCGATGCCGACGTGCGCACGCTCTCGGTGCAGGTGGCGAGCGCCGCCGGCGTCTCCCAGGGCGACGCCGTCTGGCTCTCCGGGATGCGGGTGGGGCGCGTCGCCGCGATCGCGCTGACCGAAGGGCGCTTGGTGACGATTCGCTGCGAGGTGGACCCGCGGATCGGGCTGCCGCCGGGCGCGCAGGTCGTGGTGACGACCGGCCTGTACGGCGATCGCAAGGTCGAGATCGCGACCCGCGGCGGGGAGACGCCGGACGACAACGCGCTCGTCGGCTACGTCCGGGCTGAAGAGGGGCTGCGGTCGAACCCCTTCGACCCGCTGGCGGCGGCGACCGCGCACCTCTTCGCCGACGTGTCCCGCCTGCAGAATCGCGGCCAAGGCCAGGCAGCGGCCACGATCGCCTCGGTCGCGCGGCTCCAAGCCGCCGTGGTGCGGTTGCGCGCGAACGCCGGTGCGCTCGCCGCGCGGGGAAGCCCGCTGGTGCACGTACCGTCGATGCGCCGTGCGATCCTCCCGGCGCCGGCGCCGGCGATGCGGGCGCAACTCGGCGATGCAGTCGCCCAAGCGCAGCGTGCCCGTACTCACCTCACCGTGGCGCGCGCCACGCTCGTCGACGATCCGGCACTGCGCCGCGGCATCGAGGGTGACGAGCGTGCGGTGCAAGCCGCGCTCGCCGCGATCCGCGAGACGATGCCGCGGGCGTTTCCGCACGATCGCTGA
- a CDS encoding PHA/PHB synthase family protein gives MKPANPFDPLGLAAASTELWRSLLANPQELFEAQAALGRALTDVATRSAEVAAGDGPAAPPLAQPSPNDRRFVSEAWAKNPYYDALKQAYLLASKAVVETIDNAQGIDEQDRRRIKFFTKQFIDAMSPTNIPWLNPDVLEETIRSGGANLQHGLRNIAEDAQANEGRPALVDDKAFAVGKNVATTPGSVVFRNELMELIQYAPTQPEIYARPLIVVPPWINKFYILDLQPANSFIKYATDSGRNTFVISWRNPDSSLRDMTMADYLRLGPLTAARVACEISGAERVDAVGYCIGGTLLAMLLGYLQRIGSKLIASATFFTALVDFADPGEVQAFVSEESLAYIEDRMREHGYLSGREMADTFSMLRSNDLIWSVAVNRYLLGKDAPAFDLLYWNNDATRIPEAIHKYYLRQMYLENNLVKPNVLEVDGVPLDLRTVRVPTYCVATSEDHIAPWRSVYAMTQLFSGEVTFRLGASGHIAGIISPPGKKKAAWWGNAPGAKSPASADEWLRTAEKHEGSWWPDWEAWMAKRTKRKIAAPAAPGSAQYPILGDAPGTYVLER, from the coding sequence GTGAAACCTGCAAATCCGTTCGATCCGCTCGGCTTGGCGGCAGCGTCGACCGAGTTGTGGCGCTCGCTGCTTGCCAACCCGCAGGAACTCTTCGAGGCGCAGGCGGCGCTCGGGCGTGCGCTCACCGACGTTGCGACGCGCTCCGCCGAAGTCGCCGCCGGCGACGGCCCTGCGGCGCCGCCGCTGGCGCAACCGTCGCCCAACGATCGCCGCTTCGTCAGCGAGGCGTGGGCGAAGAATCCGTATTACGACGCGCTCAAGCAGGCCTATCTGCTGGCGAGCAAAGCGGTCGTCGAGACGATCGACAACGCCCAGGGGATCGACGAGCAGGATCGCCGGCGCATCAAGTTCTTCACCAAGCAGTTCATCGACGCGATGAGCCCGACGAACATTCCGTGGCTCAATCCCGACGTGCTCGAGGAGACCATCCGCAGCGGCGGCGCCAACCTCCAGCACGGCCTGCGGAACATCGCCGAAGACGCGCAGGCCAACGAAGGCCGCCCCGCGCTCGTCGACGACAAAGCGTTCGCAGTCGGGAAGAACGTCGCGACGACGCCCGGCAGCGTCGTCTTCCGCAACGAGCTGATGGAGCTCATCCAGTACGCGCCGACCCAGCCGGAGATCTACGCGCGACCGTTGATCGTCGTGCCGCCGTGGATCAACAAGTTCTACATCCTCGATCTGCAGCCGGCGAACAGCTTCATCAAATACGCGACCGACAGCGGACGAAATACCTTCGTCATCTCCTGGCGCAACCCCGATTCGTCGCTGCGCGACATGACGATGGCGGATTACTTGCGGCTGGGACCCCTGACGGCGGCGCGCGTCGCCTGCGAGATCAGCGGCGCCGAGCGGGTGGACGCGGTCGGCTACTGCATCGGCGGGACGCTGCTTGCGATGCTGCTCGGCTACCTGCAGCGGATCGGCAGCAAACTGATCGCCAGCGCGACCTTCTTCACGGCGCTGGTCGACTTCGCCGATCCCGGCGAGGTGCAGGCGTTCGTCAGCGAAGAGTCGCTGGCGTACATCGAAGACCGGATGCGCGAACACGGCTACTTGAGCGGGCGCGAGATGGCGGACACGTTCAGCATGCTGCGCTCCAACGACCTGATCTGGTCGGTCGCGGTGAACCGCTATCTGCTGGGCAAGGACGCGCCGGCGTTCGATCTGCTCTATTGGAACAACGACGCGACGCGGATCCCCGAAGCGATCCACAAATACTATCTGCGCCAGATGTATCTGGAGAACAATCTGGTGAAACCGAACGTGCTCGAGGTCGACGGCGTCCCGCTCGATCTGCGCACGGTGCGCGTGCCGACGTACTGCGTCGCGACGTCGGAAGATCATATCGCGCCGTGGCGGAGCGTCTACGCGATGACGCAGCTGTTCTCCGGCGAGGTGACGTTCCGGCTCGGCGCATCCGGCCACATCGCCGGCATCATCAGCCCGCCGGGGAAAAAGAAGGCTGCGTGGTGGGGCAACGCGCCGGGCGCGAAGTCGCCCGCGAGCGCCGACGAGTGGCTGCGCACGGCGGAGAAGCACGAGGGTTCGTGGTGGCCCGACTGGGAAGCCTGGATGGCGAAGCGCACCAAGAGGAAGATCGCCGCGCCGGCGGCGCCGGGCTCTGCGCAGTATCCGATCCTCGGCGACGCGCCGGGCACCTACGTTCTGGAGCGCTAA
- a CDS encoding DUF6600 domain-containing protein, producing the protein MHSLFGRRTALLAAAVAALLPFALPHPAVADGDASTGVAVARLSLIDGSVAVRRGDSDAPIAAAINAPVLGGDYLSTGDGSRAELQIDGSTLVRLGKNVQMRVTHLDNDNRALQLAQGTIELRLLRGTDGRSDIDTPSVTVRPTSAGSYRVAVSGDGVTFVTVRSGSVAIVTPQGERSLGTGVTLVAQGPSSSPAITEQDAIALDEFDRFNHDRDERYERALADEPYVSRDLAGVDDLNTYGRWVPDATYGELWVPAGVAPGWAPYTQGRWVWEDGFGWTWVGIEPWGWAPYHYGAWYRSPIYGWCWYPPRRNAVAAWRPALVAFFAFGGGSSFGFGYGSGFNLGWVPLAPFEPWHPWWGPHWGGTTIVSNTTVVNNTMNTYYGNAYVNNGEITRFYKNARYGVVTVPGQRFLEGRFDHPRIVQAAQLPAVRVMRGALPVVPTAANLRYTDRPIAPQLAVQDPAVHRTFAGASIPVTRLPFEQQRAAIATATHQRYTQAPATDSWSRFAPPPGSHAGAVRGYDRSGSQTITTTTPASANVPAHAQRVMQSRAPAAGSDPWSRFSAARGEADAHPVPVFDGGSGRTRTYEASGTVRARGAETNAPPVRVHTFETTTAPAAAGTTAAPPVRRGLSASAVETRRTPSYVLPDAGSSRRHETYERSETGSPAVVTRAASAAAPRPAPAAGPAQHPPAAAVHAAVSHAATADHPR; encoded by the coding sequence ATGCATTCGTTGTTCGGCCGGCGGACCGCGCTTCTCGCCGCGGCGGTCGCGGCGCTCCTCCCCTTCGCGCTTCCCCATCCCGCCGTCGCCGACGGCGATGCGTCGACCGGCGTCGCGGTCGCGCGCCTGAGCCTCATCGACGGCTCCGTCGCGGTGCGTCGCGGCGACTCCGACGCGCCGATCGCCGCCGCGATCAACGCTCCGGTGCTGGGCGGCGACTACCTCTCGACCGGTGACGGATCGCGCGCAGAACTGCAGATCGACGGCAGCACGCTGGTGCGTCTGGGCAAGAACGTGCAGATGCGCGTGACGCATCTCGACAACGACAACCGCGCGCTTCAACTCGCGCAAGGAACGATCGAACTGCGGCTGCTGCGCGGTACCGACGGGCGCTCCGACATCGACACGCCGTCGGTCACGGTGCGGCCGACGTCCGCCGGCAGCTATCGCGTCGCCGTCAGCGGCGACGGCGTCACCTTCGTGACGGTGCGTTCCGGGAGCGTCGCGATCGTCACCCCGCAGGGTGAACGCTCGCTCGGCACGGGCGTCACGCTGGTTGCGCAAGGTCCGTCGTCGTCGCCGGCGATCACCGAGCAGGACGCGATCGCGCTCGACGAGTTCGATCGTTTCAATCACGATCGCGACGAGCGCTACGAACGCGCGCTCGCCGACGAACCGTACGTCAGCCGCGATCTGGCCGGCGTGGACGATCTCAACACGTACGGCCGCTGGGTTCCCGATGCGACCTACGGCGAGTTGTGGGTTCCCGCGGGCGTCGCGCCCGGGTGGGCGCCCTACACGCAAGGCCGCTGGGTGTGGGAAGACGGCTTCGGCTGGACCTGGGTCGGAATCGAGCCGTGGGGCTGGGCGCCGTATCACTACGGCGCGTGGTACCGCAGCCCGATCTACGGCTGGTGCTGGTACCCGCCGCGCCGGAACGCCGTCGCCGCCTGGCGTCCCGCGCTCGTTGCGTTCTTTGCGTTCGGCGGCGGATCGTCGTTCGGGTTCGGCTACGGCAGCGGCTTCAACCTCGGCTGGGTTCCGCTCGCGCCGTTCGAGCCGTGGCATCCGTGGTGGGGCCCGCATTGGGGCGGGACGACGATCGTCAGCAACACCACCGTCGTCAACAATACGATGAACACGTACTACGGCAACGCGTACGTCAACAACGGTGAGATCACCCGTTTCTACAAGAACGCGCGCTACGGCGTGGTGACGGTGCCGGGTCAGCGGTTCCTCGAAGGACGCTTCGACCATCCGCGGATCGTGCAGGCCGCGCAGCTCCCGGCGGTGCGCGTGATGCGCGGTGCGCTCCCCGTGGTCCCCACCGCGGCGAACCTGCGCTACACCGACCGTCCGATCGCGCCGCAGCTCGCGGTGCAGGACCCGGCGGTGCATCGCACGTTCGCGGGCGCATCGATTCCCGTGACGCGCTTGCCGTTCGAACAGCAGCGCGCGGCGATCGCGACCGCGACCCATCAGCGGTACACGCAGGCGCCGGCGACCGATTCGTGGTCGCGCTTTGCGCCGCCGCCCGGTTCGCACGCGGGCGCGGTGCGCGGCTACGATCGTTCGGGCTCGCAGACGATCACGACGACGACACCGGCGAGTGCGAACGTGCCGGCGCACGCGCAGCGCGTGATGCAATCGCGTGCACCGGCTGCGGGGAGCGACCCGTGGAGCCGGTTCTCCGCCGCCCGCGGCGAGGCCGACGCGCACCCGGTCCCCGTCTTCGACGGGGGTTCTGGCCGCACGCGGACGTACGAAGCGAGCGGGACCGTCCGCGCGCGCGGTGCGGAGACGAACGCACCGCCGGTCCGCGTTCACACGTTCGAAACAACGACTGCGCCGGCGGCCGCGGGCACGACCGCCGCCCCGCCGGTGCGCCGCGGTCTCTCAGCATCGGCGGTCGAGACGCGACGCACGCCCAGCTACGTGCTCCCCGACGCCGGTTCGAGCCGGCGGCACGAGACGTACGAGCGGAGCGAGACCGGATCGCCCGCCGTGGTGACGCGTGCGGCGTCGGCCGCCGCGCCCCGCCCGGCGCCGGCAGCGGGGCCGGCGCAGCACCCGCCGGCTGCGGCCGTGCACGCGGCGGTGTCGCACGCAGCGACCGCCGACCACCCCCGCTAA
- a CDS encoding phytanoyl-CoA dioxygenase family protein, with protein MQLARSPHDRLEADGFLVIPGFVDAGAIASLRARAQEIVEAFDPGASRAIFTTRDEAKTKSDAYFLESGSAIRCFFEEEAFDERGMLRRPKAQSINKIGHAVHDLDPVFEAFSHGAHLQALAHALGLENPRVYQSMYIFKQPHIGGEVRWHQDATYFVTEPQTVTTFWFALERADRSNGCLWVQRGGHRTALRERFVVDERGPRAEVLDPTPWPSQDEAEPVEVEAGTLVVFHGLLPHYSAPNRSARSRHAYTLHAVDGRAHYAATNWLQRGASLPVRGF; from the coding sequence ATGCAGCTCGCGCGGTCGCCGCACGATCGGCTCGAGGCCGACGGCTTTCTCGTGATCCCCGGCTTCGTCGACGCCGGCGCGATCGCGTCGCTGCGCGCCCGCGCGCAAGAGATCGTCGAGGCGTTCGATCCGGGCGCGTCGCGCGCGATCTTCACCACCCGCGACGAGGCGAAGACGAAGTCCGACGCCTACTTTCTCGAATCGGGTTCCGCGATTCGCTGTTTCTTCGAAGAAGAAGCGTTCGACGAACGCGGCATGCTGCGGCGGCCCAAGGCGCAGTCGATCAACAAGATCGGGCACGCGGTGCACGATCTCGACCCGGTCTTCGAGGCGTTTTCGCATGGGGCGCACCTGCAGGCGCTCGCGCATGCGCTCGGGCTCGAGAATCCGCGCGTCTACCAGTCGATGTACATCTTCAAGCAGCCGCACATCGGCGGCGAAGTGCGCTGGCATCAAGACGCGACGTACTTCGTCACCGAACCGCAGACGGTCACGACGTTCTGGTTCGCGCTCGAACGTGCCGACCGTTCGAACGGGTGTCTGTGGGTGCAGCGCGGCGGTCACCGAACGGCGCTGCGCGAGCGGTTCGTCGTCGACGAGCGCGGGCCGCGCGCCGAGGTGCTCGATCCGACGCCGTGGCCCTCGCAGGACGAGGCCGAGCCGGTGGAAGTGGAGGCCGGGACGCTGGTGGTATTTCACGGACTGCTGCCGCACTACAGCGCACCGAATCGCTCCGCGCGATCGCGTCACGCGTACACGCTGCACGCGGTGGACGGCCGCGCGCACTATGCGGCGACGAACTGGCTGCAGCGCGGTGCGTCGCTTCCGGTCAGAGGTTTTTGA
- a CDS encoding acyl-CoA dehydrogenase family protein — MNFELTDDQRAIQELCRDFAQNEVAPQAERNDAEARFPYELVAKMAELGLMGLPFPEEYGGAGADTVSYALAVMEISRADASTGITLAAHVSLGASPIYYFGTETQKQTYLVPLARGEKLWGFGLTEPNAGSDAGGTQTRAVLGDGQWTINGTKAFITNSGTEITGGTTITAITGTDADGKPEISNIIVPQDTPGFTRSKQYKKMGWRASDTRELSFVDAKVPEENLLGRRGHGFRQFLSILDGGRISVAALSVGLAMGAYDEAYKYAKERHQFGKPISKFQAIQFKLADMLMEIEHAKLMVLKAAWEKDQGRPFELNASLAKLFSGEMSRRVVNEALQIHGGYGFMDEYPISRMYRDQKINEIGEGTNEVQRLVIARQIGL; from the coding sequence ATGAACTTCGAGCTGACCGACGACCAGCGCGCGATCCAAGAACTCTGCCGCGACTTCGCGCAGAACGAGGTCGCACCGCAAGCGGAGCGCAACGACGCCGAGGCGCGCTTCCCGTACGAGCTAGTCGCGAAGATGGCCGAGCTCGGACTCATGGGGTTGCCGTTCCCCGAAGAATACGGCGGCGCCGGCGCCGACACGGTGAGTTACGCGCTCGCGGTGATGGAGATCAGCCGCGCCGACGCGTCGACCGGAATTACCCTGGCCGCGCACGTCTCGCTCGGCGCGTCGCCGATCTACTACTTCGGCACCGAAACCCAAAAGCAGACGTACCTCGTCCCGCTCGCACGCGGCGAGAAACTCTGGGGCTTCGGACTGACCGAGCCCAACGCGGGGAGCGACGCGGGCGGAACGCAAACGCGCGCCGTGCTCGGCGACGGTCAATGGACGATCAACGGCACCAAAGCCTTCATCACCAACAGCGGCACCGAGATCACCGGCGGCACGACGATCACCGCGATCACCGGCACCGACGCCGACGGCAAGCCCGAGATCTCCAACATCATCGTTCCGCAGGACACGCCGGGCTTCACCCGCTCGAAACAGTACAAGAAGATGGGCTGGCGCGCGAGCGACACGCGCGAGCTTTCGTTCGTCGACGCGAAGGTCCCCGAGGAGAATCTCCTCGGCCGGCGCGGCCACGGCTTCCGCCAGTTCCTTTCCATCCTCGACGGCGGACGCATCTCGGTCGCCGCGCTCTCGGTCGGGCTCGCGATGGGCGCGTACGACGAAGCCTACAAATACGCCAAGGAACGCCATCAGTTCGGGAAACCCATCTCGAAGTTCCAGGCGATCCAGTTCAAGCTCGCCGACATGCTGATGGAGATCGAGCACGCAAAGCTCATGGTGCTCAAAGCCGCGTGGGAAAAGGATCAGGGACGGCCGTTCGAACTGAACGCGTCGCTTGCGAAACTCTTCTCGGGTGAGATGTCACGCCGCGTCGTCAACGAAGCGCTGCAAATCCATGGCGGCTACGGCTTCATGGACGAATACCCGATCTCACGGATGTACCGCGACCAAAAAATCAACGAGATCGGCGAAGGCACCAACGAAGTGCAACGCCTCGTCATCGCCCGCCAAATCGGCCTTTAG
- a CDS encoding helix-turn-helix domain-containing protein — protein sequence MDAREDHRRRVGAFLRAQRKRLLPQEVGLGPERGRRGEGLRRTEVAALAYVSVTLYTWLEQGRDFPVSAVALNAVANALRLDESGRAYLMTLRARDPQPPPKVQDVGPALRALIERHTLGPAYVMTRRWDIIMWNALLTEVFGVLDVAPWGAYNALWWVFAAERARTLYPGWLEMARRIVAQFRLDAMQHAGHDDFDELVERLRERSPEFAALWQRDDAVQLRSEGHIEVVDNAGERRRYATLTLVPQNSESLRAVFFFPVPEGA from the coding sequence GTGGATGCTCGGGAGGATCATCGGCGTCGCGTCGGCGCGTTCTTGCGGGCGCAGCGCAAGCGCTTGCTCCCCCAGGAGGTCGGTCTGGGCCCCGAGCGCGGCCGGCGCGGCGAGGGCCTGCGGCGCACCGAGGTCGCCGCGCTCGCCTATGTGAGCGTAACGCTCTACACGTGGCTCGAGCAAGGCCGAGATTTCCCCGTCTCCGCCGTCGCACTCAATGCCGTCGCGAACGCCCTGCGTCTCGACGAATCGGGCCGGGCTTACCTGATGACGCTGCGCGCACGCGATCCCCAGCCGCCCCCGAAGGTGCAGGACGTCGGCCCCGCGCTGCGCGCGCTGATCGAGCGCCACACGCTGGGGCCGGCGTACGTGATGACGCGGCGCTGGGACATCATCATGTGGAACGCGCTGCTGACGGAGGTGTTCGGCGTGCTCGACGTCGCGCCGTGGGGAGCGTACAACGCGCTGTGGTGGGTGTTCGCGGCGGAGCGCGCGCGCACGCTCTATCCGGGCTGGCTCGAGATGGCGCGGCGCATCGTGGCGCAGTTCCGGCTCGACGCTATGCAGCACGCGGGGCACGACGACTTCGACGAACTCGTCGAGCGGCTGCGCGAGCGCAGCCCGGAGTTCGCGGCGCTCTGGCAGCGCGACGATGCCGTGCAATTGCGTTCCGAAGGACACATCGAGGTCGTCGACAACGCCGGCGAACGGCGCCGCTACGCGACGCTGACGCTCGTACCGCAGAACAGCGAATCGCTGCGCGCGGTGTTCTTCTTCCCGGTCCCCGAGGGCGCATGA
- a CDS encoding WYL domain-containing protein — protein MWTLVAWCELRDDFRSFRLDRIREPALGEPFPDEDGKTLDAFLARVRARPMP, from the coding sequence GTGTGGACGCTCGTCGCGTGGTGCGAACTGCGCGACGACTTCCGCAGTTTCCGGCTCGACCGCATCCGCGAACCGGCACTCGGGGAGCCGTTCCCCGACGAAGACGGGAAGACGCTCGACGCGTTTCTGGCACGGGTGCGCGCACGGCCGATGCCGTAA
- a CDS encoding helix-turn-helix transcriptional regulator produces the protein MRGADRLFTIVQLLRGGRNVTARRLAERLEVSERTIYRDVDELTLCGVPIEGEPGRGYRLPATFEIPPLMFERHEIEALVVGVRFVEAWCGPGLAASARSALARIRGAVPADLLAPLDDARIYAPRFARGTAPSHFEIAREAIDARRRLAIAYATDDGTATARTIRPLGLYF, from the coding sequence ATGCGCGGTGCCGACCGCCTCTTCACCATCGTGCAGCTGCTGCGAGGCGGCCGCAACGTCACGGCACGCCGTCTCGCCGAGCGGCTCGAGGTGTCGGAACGGACGATCTACCGCGACGTCGACGAGCTCACGCTCTGCGGCGTTCCGATCGAAGGCGAACCCGGCCGTGGCTATCGCCTTCCGGCGACGTTCGAGATCCCGCCGCTGATGTTCGAGCGGCACGAGATCGAAGCGCTCGTCGTCGGGGTGCGTTTCGTCGAGGCGTGGTGCGGGCCCGGTCTCGCCGCGTCGGCGCGGTCGGCGCTCGCGCGCATCCGCGGCGCGGTGCCTGCCGACCTGCTCGCGCCGCTCGACGATGCGCGCATCTATGCACCGCGCTTCGCGCGCGGAACGGCGCCGTCGCATTTCGAGATCGCGCGCGAAGCGATCGACGCGCGCCGCCGGCTGGCTATCGCGTACGCGACGGACGACGGTACCGCGACCGCGCGCACGATCCGGCCGCTGGGGCTCTATTTCTGA
- a CDS encoding VOC family protein, with amino-acid sequence MTDTAAPPRTSALTWFEIATTDFDRARRFCETILETTLIDRPFGTARIAVFPYDRETGTGGCLVQGPEWKPCSNGTIVYLDADGRLDRTLERVPAAGGRVALPKTALPEGLGFVAHILDSEGNRVGLHAMS; translated from the coding sequence ATGACCGACACCGCAGCGCCGCCGCGCACGAGCGCGCTCACCTGGTTCGAAATCGCCACCACCGACTTCGATCGCGCGCGCCGCTTCTGCGAAACGATTCTCGAAACGACGCTGATCGATCGCCCCTTCGGCACCGCGCGCATCGCGGTGTTCCCCTATGACCGCGAGACCGGCACCGGCGGCTGCCTCGTCCAGGGGCCGGAATGGAAGCCGTGCTCGAACGGGACGATCGTGTACCTCGACGCCGACGGGCGGCTCGACCGCACGCTCGAGCGCGTTCCCGCTGCCGGCGGACGCGTCGCGCTGCCGAAAACCGCACTGCCGGAAGGGCTGGGATTCGTCGCGCACATCCTCGACTCGGAAGGGAATCGGGTGGGGCTGCACGCGATGTCGTAG
- a CDS encoding FG-GAP repeat domain-containing protein, producing the protein MNRRSLVAAAVILVASIVFGAWKVHEHRVHVALMNREDIPNPVKAEHIAKIHVSPMQPVPFRQDVLDNRRGNHKAKVIINPDGLGSVVAAIYEPSTVELYRAAHESFSIAHPGYIGGDEDAQVADIDGDGTPDIVTGGQNFIVSVLLNPGRSACSNVYRCPWASLTIDRGRNSHDVQIGDVNGNGRPDVVTEQGVYFNEDGGRHWDFAGREVIPRDGQGTTVGVLDADGFPDIIAPFHLGTMLARFVNPRHHRGDPLHERWQADVIDAHPLFTGNMSTAIADVDHDGRNDILLAPMYGGGGLVWYQAVNAWGTVAPAYDRSYHQLRSPRVVEGRRFRRRRLPRRCVRRAGSIAHAPSRRLLQCERRRFEMETAGSLDERRAQHQGRSARQGQITEHRQRALGLRRNRGPARRLAKCSIPDQKSGTCKVRREAVEHCAVRTAADAGALNRTHDVRRTRAAFA; encoded by the coding sequence ATGAATCGTCGATCGCTGGTGGCGGCAGCCGTGATCCTGGTCGCCAGCATTGTCTTCGGAGCTTGGAAGGTTCACGAACATCGGGTGCATGTTGCTCTCATGAATCGCGAGGACATCCCCAACCCCGTCAAAGCGGAGCACATTGCGAAAATCCACGTCTCTCCGATGCAGCCGGTTCCGTTTCGGCAGGATGTTCTCGATAATCGGCGCGGCAACCACAAGGCGAAAGTCATCATCAATCCCGATGGTCTCGGTTCCGTCGTAGCGGCGATCTATGAGCCGAGCACCGTGGAGCTGTATCGCGCGGCCCACGAGTCATTCTCCATTGCCCATCCGGGCTATATCGGCGGCGACGAAGACGCGCAAGTTGCGGATATCGACGGCGACGGTACGCCGGACATTGTCACCGGCGGCCAAAACTTCATCGTGAGCGTGCTTCTCAATCCGGGGCGCAGCGCATGTTCCAACGTCTATCGCTGTCCGTGGGCTTCACTTACGATCGATCGCGGGCGCAACTCGCATGACGTGCAGATTGGAGATGTCAACGGAAACGGCCGCCCGGACGTCGTTACCGAACAGGGCGTATACTTCAACGAAGATGGCGGCCGGCACTGGGATTTCGCCGGACGCGAAGTCATTCCGCGCGACGGTCAAGGCACCACGGTGGGCGTCCTCGATGCCGATGGTTTTCCCGACATCATTGCTCCGTTTCATCTAGGCACGATGCTCGCGCGATTCGTGAATCCGCGCCATCATCGCGGCGATCCGCTGCACGAGCGATGGCAGGCCGACGTCATCGACGCACATCCGCTCTTCACGGGCAACATGAGCACGGCGATCGCGGATGTCGATCATGACGGCCGCAACGACATCCTGCTCGCTCCCATGTACGGCGGCGGCGGACTCGTCTGGTACCAAGCCGTCAACGCCTGGGGCACCGTGGCGCCGGCATATGATCGATCCTACCATCAACTTCGTTCACCAAGGGTCGTTGAAGGTCGCCGATTTCGACGGCGACGGCTGCCTCGACGTTGCGTTCGCCGAGCAGGATCAATCGCCCACGCGCCGAGTCGGCGTCTTCTACAATGTGAACGGCGACGGTTCGAAATGGAAACTGCAGGTTCTCTCGACGAGCGGCGGGCACAACATCAGGGTCGGAGCGCTCGGCAGGGACAAATTACCGAGCATCGTCAGCGCGCGCTGGGGTTACGGCGCAACCGCGGACCCGCTCGTCGTCTGGCGAAATGTTCGATTCCGGACCAGAAGTCCGGAACGTGCAAAGTGCGGCGCGAAGCAGTCGAGCATTGCGCGGTCCGCACGGCAGCTGACGCCGGCGCACTGAACCGCACGCACGACGTACGCAGAACGAGGGCCGCGTTCGCCTAG